From Actinomyces sp. oral taxon 171 str. F0337, one genomic window encodes:
- a CDS encoding geranylgeranyl reductase family protein, with amino-acid sequence MTQAAAQSSASATADVIVVGAGPAGSSAAYHMATLGLDVILLEKQELGRDKVCGDGLTPSAVRELVSMGVDTSGWQRNRGLRVIGGGHLLHFPWPEQASFPSYGMARPRALLDRDLAEHAAAAGARLLTGVTVTGPVTSPTGRVTGVEARPTNRVAYPGIEGPTTFTAPLVVDAGGVSARLATAVGRIKNERRPMGVAVRAYFRSPRAKDAWMESRLELWDGTPGKSDLLPGYGWIWSVGEGLVNVGLGSVSSRAQATSIDYRAVFNRWMDNVPASWGFTQENQVGGLVSAALPMAFNRKPHYADGLMLLGDAGGMVSPFNGEGIAQALMSGRLAAQAAAQAGARTTTSGREQVLAQYPKALSSEMGGYYTLGRVFVALIEHPEVMRLCTRYGLPRKRLMKLVTKLLSDGWERRGGDGIDHFIQLLTRMVPEA; translated from the coding sequence GTGACTCAGGCAGCCGCCCAGTCCAGCGCCTCAGCCACTGCCGACGTCATCGTCGTCGGGGCGGGGCCGGCCGGATCCTCGGCGGCCTACCACATGGCCACTCTCGGTCTCGATGTCATCCTCCTGGAGAAGCAGGAGCTCGGCCGTGACAAGGTCTGCGGGGACGGCCTGACCCCCTCGGCCGTACGCGAGCTCGTCTCCATGGGCGTGGACACCTCCGGCTGGCAGCGCAACCGGGGCCTGCGCGTCATCGGCGGCGGACACCTCCTCCACTTCCCCTGGCCGGAGCAGGCCTCCTTCCCCTCCTACGGGATGGCCCGTCCCCGCGCCCTGCTCGACCGCGACCTGGCCGAGCACGCCGCCGCGGCCGGCGCCCGCCTGCTCACCGGCGTCACCGTCACCGGCCCCGTCACCTCGCCCACCGGCCGCGTCACCGGTGTCGAGGCCCGCCCCACCAACCGGGTCGCCTACCCCGGCATCGAGGGGCCCACCACTTTCACCGCCCCGCTGGTCGTCGACGCCGGAGGGGTCTCGGCCCGTCTGGCCACCGCCGTCGGGCGCATCAAGAACGAGCGTCGTCCCATGGGCGTGGCCGTGCGCGCCTACTTCCGCTCCCCGCGCGCCAAGGACGCCTGGATGGAGTCCCGCCTCGAGCTGTGGGACGGCACGCCCGGCAAGTCCGACCTCCTGCCCGGCTACGGCTGGATCTGGTCCGTGGGGGAGGGGCTGGTCAACGTCGGGCTCGGCTCGGTCTCCTCGCGCGCCCAGGCCACCTCCATCGACTACCGCGCCGTGTTCAACCGCTGGATGGACAACGTCCCGGCCTCATGGGGCTTCACCCAGGAGAACCAGGTCGGCGGCCTGGTCAGCGCCGCCCTGCCCATGGCCTTCAACCGCAAGCCGCACTACGCCGACGGCCTCATGCTGCTGGGCGACGCAGGCGGCATGGTCTCGCCCTTCAACGGCGAGGGCATCGCCCAGGCCCTCATGTCCGGACGCCTGGCCGCCCAGGCCGCCGCCCAGGCCGGTGCCCGCACGACCACCTCGGGCCGCGAGCAGGTCCTGGCCCAGTACCCCAAGGCCCTCAGCTCCGAGATGGGCGGCTACTACACGCTCGGCCGTGTCTTCGTCGCCCTCATCGAGCACCCCGAGGTCATGCGTCTGTGCACCCGCTACGGGCTGCCGCGCAAGCGCCTCATGAAGCTCGTCACCAAGCTCCTGTCCGACGGGTGGGAGCGCCGCGGCGGTGACGGAATCGACCACTTCATCCAGCTCCTGACAAGGATGGTGCCGGAAGCATGA
- a CDS encoding demethylmenaquinone methyltransferase has translation MSRSPLRASLAKDPREVAGMFDAVARRYDLSNDVMSLFQVHMWRRVTCAAVAARPGTRVLDLAAGTGTSSVEYAADGAEVVACDFSTGMVAEGKRRHPEIAFVAGDATALPFADESFDVVTISYGLRNVQDTARALSEMRRVTVPGGRIVIAEFSTPAWPAFRPLYRFYLGSALPAAARLVSSNTAAYDYLGESILAWPDQRELAGLMQEAGWRGVGYKNLSGGIVAVHRATRPLRARGEQ, from the coding sequence ATGAGCCGATCCCCCCTTCGAGCCAGCCTCGCCAAGGACCCGCGTGAGGTCGCCGGGATGTTCGACGCCGTCGCGCGGCGTTACGACCTGTCCAATGACGTGATGAGCCTGTTCCAGGTGCACATGTGGCGCCGGGTGACGTGCGCGGCCGTCGCCGCGAGACCGGGGACGCGCGTCCTGGACCTGGCCGCCGGGACCGGCACCTCCTCGGTGGAGTACGCCGCCGACGGCGCCGAGGTCGTGGCCTGCGACTTCTCCACGGGCATGGTGGCCGAGGGCAAGCGCCGCCACCCCGAGATCGCCTTCGTGGCCGGGGACGCCACGGCGCTGCCCTTCGCCGATGAGAGCTTCGACGTCGTCACCATCTCCTACGGGCTGCGCAACGTGCAGGACACGGCGCGGGCGCTGTCGGAGATGCGCCGGGTGACGGTTCCGGGCGGGCGGATCGTCATCGCGGAGTTCTCCACCCCGGCCTGGCCGGCCTTCCGTCCTCTGTACCGCTTCTACCTGGGCAGCGCCCTGCCGGCCGCCGCCCGTCTGGTCTCATCGAACACCGCGGCCTATGACTACCTGGGCGAGTCGATCCTGGCCTGGCCGGACCAGAGGGAGCTGGCCGGTCTCATGCAGGAGGCCGGTTGGCGGGGCGTGGGCTACAAGAACCTCTCCGGCGGGATCGTCGCGGTCCACCGGGCCACGCGACCCCTGCGCGCCCGGGGCGAGCAGTGA
- a CDS encoding isochorismate synthase MenF, which yields MRAEHCLADPPRLSFRTHELPEGALEGLALIDLLAGREDVSSWVHEGRGLIGLGRVLVIEAAGADRIEALRAAWRAVVGAAWWRDALVRPGTGPVALGVITFSPASQQSSVLVVPEVVVGCDGSGTWLTTVVPVAADGAEPEHPDPEIRLGAMVAEARTVIGREQSGDDGDSGGTTTVEAGALSEEQWCRAVSATQERMRAGRARKVVLARDVLAYPGAPLATGTVLRRLARDYPSTWVFAVDQMVGASPELLMRLRDRRLISRVLAGTARRHAGEDALATARLASWLEGSEKNNREHELARDSAITALEPLCSVVEAPARFVLTLPNVLHLASDVTGVVAGDTGALALVDALHPTAAVCGTPTQAAARLIEEAESMDRGRYAGPVGWVDWHGEGEWCIALRSAQLPAGGPGPQSPARVFGGGGIMPDSEPVDELAETIAKMRPMLGALNVRL from the coding sequence GTGAGGGCGGAGCACTGCCTGGCCGACCCGCCGCGCCTGTCCTTCCGCACCCACGAGCTGCCCGAGGGCGCGCTGGAGGGGCTCGCCCTCATCGACCTGCTGGCGGGCCGTGAGGATGTCAGCTCCTGGGTGCACGAAGGGCGCGGACTCATCGGCCTGGGCCGCGTCCTGGTGATCGAGGCCGCCGGGGCGGATCGCATCGAGGCGCTGAGGGCCGCGTGGCGGGCCGTCGTCGGCGCGGCCTGGTGGCGCGATGCGCTGGTCCGCCCCGGGACGGGGCCGGTGGCCCTGGGTGTGATCACCTTCTCCCCCGCCTCGCAGCAGTCCTCAGTCCTGGTGGTTCCCGAGGTCGTCGTCGGGTGCGACGGCTCCGGCACCTGGTTGACGACCGTGGTACCCGTAGCTGCCGACGGTGCGGAGCCGGAGCACCCGGATCCTGAGATCCGCCTGGGGGCGATGGTGGCGGAGGCGCGCACCGTGATCGGCCGGGAGCAATCCGGCGACGACGGGGACTCCGGCGGCACCACCACCGTTGAGGCCGGGGCTCTCAGCGAGGAGCAGTGGTGCCGGGCGGTGTCCGCCACGCAGGAGCGGATGCGTGCCGGGCGGGCCCGCAAGGTGGTCCTGGCCCGTGACGTTCTGGCCTACCCGGGCGCGCCGCTAGCCACCGGCACGGTGCTGCGGCGCCTGGCCCGCGACTACCCCTCCACCTGGGTCTTCGCCGTCGACCAGATGGTGGGGGCCAGCCCTGAGCTGCTGATGCGCCTGCGGGACCGACGCCTCATCAGCAGGGTGCTGGCCGGTACGGCACGCCGGCACGCCGGCGAGGACGCCCTGGCGACGGCGCGCCTGGCGTCCTGGCTGGAGGGCTCGGAGAAGAACAACCGGGAGCACGAGCTGGCCCGGGACTCGGCGATCACGGCGCTGGAGCCGCTGTGCTCAGTGGTGGAGGCCCCGGCCCGCTTCGTCCTGACGCTGCCGAATGTGCTGCACCTGGCCAGTGATGTCACCGGGGTCGTCGCCGGGGACACCGGGGCACTGGCGCTGGTGGACGCGCTGCACCCGACGGCGGCCGTGTGCGGGACACCGACGCAGGCTGCCGCGCGCCTGATCGAGGAGGCCGAGTCCATGGACCGGGGGCGTTACGCCGGGCCCGTGGGCTGGGTCGACTGGCATGGCGAGGGCGAGTGGTGCATCGCGCTGCGCAGCGCCCAGCTGCCCGCAGGAGGTCCTGGACCGCAGTCCCCCGCGAGAGTGTTCGGGGGCGGCGGCATCATGCCGGACTCCGAGCCGGTCGACGAGCTGGCGGAGACGATCGCCAAGATGCGCCCCATGCTGGGTGCCCTGAACGTGCGTCTCTGA
- a CDS encoding S1C family serine protease, translated as MSGYDEANPEAHRPTEPGAAADDSHSGVDSWSVGSQSGPGAAVSGSEAQRSTENQENQVGYEDPSQAHAADGPRPEPVPPQSADAQRWNDTRQLPTEPPTSQLPADRSASAYADSAQGQYQPQQQSYQESQSQPQQQPYHQGQYPASQEQQAYFGSPYTTVPTTPGGYAAPGAPTGESFYATSKAAGSERDTKRRRGPGWFALVASVVVASLLGAGGAVVAVNYMDARGGNAASHSSAAPTAIATGDTTQTVDSTGQAPDWEAVSAAVSNAVVSIAITTGNGKALGSGVIFDKEGHIITNNHVVAGASQILVTLADGRVYEAEPTGTDPATDLAVIQLKDAPDNLTVAQLGDSDKLATGQDVMAIGNPLGLSSTVTTGIISALDRPVINSQSEDGSGGGSPSSAVYTNAIQIDAAINPGNSGGPLFDEKGRVIGITSSIATMGSSSGGEGGSGSIGIGFAIPVKLADKVAKQLIKSGTATHAYLGVKVETGGAEVDGEMRAGAKVVLVEGGSPADKAGLKKDDVIIAIDGKTTSQGSALTGYVRQYSANDKVKLTVIRDSKKQDIDVTLAERKDS; from the coding sequence CCAGAGCGGCCCGGGTGCGGCGGTCTCCGGCAGCGAGGCCCAGCGCTCGACTGAGAACCAGGAGAACCAGGTCGGCTACGAGGACCCGTCTCAGGCCCACGCCGCCGACGGTCCTCGCCCCGAGCCGGTCCCGCCTCAGAGCGCAGACGCGCAGCGCTGGAACGACACCCGGCAGCTGCCCACCGAGCCGCCCACCTCGCAGCTGCCCGCCGACCGGTCCGCGTCGGCCTACGCTGACTCCGCCCAGGGGCAGTACCAGCCCCAGCAGCAGTCGTACCAGGAGTCCCAGTCGCAGCCTCAGCAGCAGCCTTATCACCAGGGCCAGTACCCCGCCTCTCAGGAGCAGCAGGCCTATTTCGGCTCGCCCTACACGACCGTCCCGACGACGCCCGGTGGCTACGCGGCGCCCGGCGCCCCCACCGGGGAGTCCTTCTACGCGACCTCGAAGGCCGCAGGCAGTGAGAGAGACACCAAGAGGCGCCGCGGGCCGGGCTGGTTCGCCCTCGTGGCCTCTGTGGTGGTCGCCTCCCTGCTGGGCGCCGGTGGTGCCGTCGTGGCGGTCAACTACATGGACGCTCGCGGTGGGAACGCCGCATCGCACTCCTCGGCCGCGCCCACCGCGATCGCCACCGGTGACACGACCCAGACCGTCGACAGCACCGGTCAGGCCCCCGACTGGGAGGCCGTCTCGGCCGCGGTGTCCAATGCCGTCGTGTCCATCGCCATCACCACCGGCAACGGCAAGGCCCTGGGGTCCGGAGTCATCTTCGACAAGGAGGGGCACATCATCACGAACAACCATGTGGTGGCGGGTGCCTCGCAGATCCTGGTGACGCTGGCCGATGGCCGCGTCTACGAGGCCGAGCCCACCGGTACCGACCCTGCCACTGACCTGGCGGTCATCCAGCTCAAGGACGCCCCCGACAACCTCACCGTCGCCCAGCTCGGCGACTCCGACAAGCTGGCCACCGGTCAGGACGTCATGGCCATCGGTAACCCGCTGGGCCTGTCCTCCACCGTCACCACCGGCATCATCTCGGCCCTGGACCGTCCTGTCATCAACTCCCAGAGTGAGGACGGCTCAGGAGGAGGCTCCCCGTCCTCGGCGGTCTACACCAACGCCATCCAGATCGACGCCGCCATCAACCCCGGCAACTCCGGCGGGCCGCTCTTCGACGAGAAGGGGCGGGTCATCGGGATCACCAGCTCCATCGCCACCATGGGGAGCTCCAGTGGCGGTGAGGGCGGCTCGGGAAGCATCGGCATCGGCTTCGCCATTCCCGTCAAGCTGGCGGACAAGGTCGCCAAGCAGCTCATCAAGTCCGGCACGGCCACCCACGCCTACCTGGGCGTTAAGGTGGAGACCGGTGGCGCCGAGGTCGACGGCGAGATGCGCGCCGGTGCCAAGGTCGTCTTGGTCGAGGGCGGCTCACCCGCAGACAAGGCCGGCCTGAAGAAAGACGACGTCATCATCGCCATCGATGGCAAGACCACCTCCCAGGGGTCGGCGCTGACCGGTTACGTACGCCAGTACTCCGCCAACGACAAGGTCAAGCTCACGGTCATCCGCGACTCCAAGAAGCAGGACATCGACGTGACCCTGGCCGAGCGCAAGGACTCCTGA